In the Caminicella sporogenes DSM 14501 genome, one interval contains:
- a CDS encoding YeeE/YedE thiosulfate transporter family protein → MSSSRIEELKKRRREYKKKKNQVIYGLLCILIALIILIFFIYNNSLYSSFWIIGLLIGFVLQRSRFCFTASFRDPILVGSTSILKAVIVAFIISTIGFGFVQYKYLTCENINIADIPGQLSPVGIHTAIGAVLFGIGMVVSGGCASGTLMRIGEGFQLQLVVLIGFIAGTILGARDFNFWDKVVISKTSIIYFPEIIGLPMAMIIQIAVLIALYILADWYEKHNNLMSM, encoded by the coding sequence TTGAGTAGTAGCAGAATAGAAGAACTTAAAAAAAGAAGGAGAGAATATAAAAAGAAAAAAAATCAAGTCATATATGGTTTATTGTGTATTTTAATTGCACTTATAATATTGATATTTTTTATTTATAATAATTCTTTATATAGCTCTTTTTGGATAATAGGACTCTTGATAGGTTTTGTTCTTCAAAGGTCGAGATTTTGTTTTACAGCTAGTTTTAGAGACCCGATACTAGTTGGAAGTACATCTATATTAAAGGCAGTTATTGTTGCATTTATAATTTCTACTATAGGATTTGGATTTGTACAGTATAAATATTTAACTTGTGAAAATATAAATATAGCTGATATACCCGGACAGTTAAGTCCTGTAGGTATTCATACGGCAATTGGAGCAGTATTATTTGGCATAGGTATGGTTGTATCTGGAGGATGTGCTAGCGGTACGCTTATGAGGATAGGGGAAGGATTTCAATTACAATTAGTAGTACTTATAGGGTTTATTGCAGGTACAATTTTAGGTGCAAGAGATTTTAATTTTTGGGATAAAGTTGTTATTTCAAAAACATCAATTATTTATTTTCCAGAGATTATAGGACTACCTATGGCTATGATAATTCAGATTGCAGTATTAATTGCATTATATATATTGGCTGATTGGTATGAAAAACATAATAATTTAATGTCTATGTAA
- the grdH gene encoding betaine reductase selenoprotein B, translating into MKKAILYINQFFGQIGGEDKADYPPEIIEGLVGPAMELNKQLGDDVEVTHTIICGDNFMGSKKDEAIETILGFLKDLDFDIFFAGPAFRAGRYGAACGHICKAVKEKFGVPVITSMNDENPGVEMFRKEMYIFKGGKSAAAMRKDIKKMAQFGKKILNGEELLPAEKEGYFGRGIRHQIWLNPPVTAADRVIDMLLKKIRGEEFVSELPMPKLDRVPIAPAIKDLSKATIALATSGGIVPVDNPDKIQSASATRWGKYNVSGLDRLEAGVFKTIHAGYDPAAADEDPNRVVPLDALRAYEKEGRIGKVHDYFYTTVGTGTTQAEAARMGREMVEHMKATGVDAVILTSTUGTCTRCGATIVKEIEKAGIPVVQMANLIPVAKTVGSNRIVPTISIPYPLGDPNTSKEQQWKLRYHRVGVALEALETDIEDQTVFKVKI; encoded by the coding sequence ATGAAAAAAGCAATTCTTTATATAAATCAATTTTTCGGACAAATTGGAGGAGAAGATAAAGCTGATTATCCACCTGAAATAATAGAAGGTTTAGTTGGACCAGCAATGGAGCTTAATAAACAATTAGGTGATGATGTAGAGGTTACTCATACAATTATTTGTGGAGATAACTTCATGGGTTCTAAGAAAGATGAAGCGATAGAAACTATTTTAGGATTTTTAAAAGATTTAGATTTCGATATATTTTTTGCAGGACCTGCATTTAGAGCTGGTAGATATGGTGCAGCATGTGGACATATTTGTAAAGCAGTAAAAGAAAAATTTGGTGTGCCTGTAATTACTTCAATGAATGATGAAAATCCTGGAGTTGAGATGTTCAGAAAAGAAATGTACATATTCAAAGGCGGTAAAAGTGCTGCTGCAATGAGAAAAGATATTAAAAAAATGGCACAGTTTGGAAAGAAGATTTTAAATGGTGAAGAACTTTTACCAGCAGAAAAGGAAGGTTATTTTGGAAGAGGTATTAGACATCAGATATGGCTCAATCCACCAGTAACAGCTGCTGATAGAGTTATTGATATGCTTTTGAAAAAGATTCGTGGAGAAGAATTTGTTAGTGAACTTCCAATGCCTAAATTAGATAGAGTACCTATAGCACCTGCTATTAAAGACTTGAGCAAAGCTACTATAGCTTTGGCAACATCAGGTGGTATAGTACCTGTTGACAACCCAGATAAAATTCAATCAGCATCAGCTACAAGATGGGGTAAATATAATGTATCTGGTTTAGACCGTTTAGAAGCAGGAGTATTTAAAACTATTCATGCTGGATATGACCCTGCTGCAGCTGATGAAGACCCAAATAGAGTAGTGCCATTAGATGCGCTTAGAGCGTATGAAAAGGAAGGAAGAATAGGAAAAGTACATGATTATTTCTATACTACAGTAGGAACAGGTACTACTCAAGCAGAAGCAGCAAGAATGGGTAGAGAAATGGTTGAACACATGAAAGCTACTGGAGTAGATGCAGTTATACTTACATCTACATGAGGTACTTGTACTCGTTGCGGTGCAACGATAGTTAAAGAGATTGAAAAAGCTGGAATACCTGTAGTTCAAATGGCTAACCTCATTCCAGTTGCAAAAACAGTTGGTTCAAATAGAATAGTACCTACAATTTCAATTCCATATCCATTAGGTGATCCAAATACTTCAAAGGAACAGCAGTGGAAACTCAGATATCATAGAGTAGGTGTAGCACTTGAAGCATTAGAAACTGATATAGAAGATCAAACTGTTTTTAAGGTTAAAATATAA
- a CDS encoding YeeE/YedE thiosulfate transporter family protein, with product MTLYKKVFKKPWSYIIGGIMLALLNVILLITTGNTWEITTGFLYWGVWFLQLFGIDISSWYYFSVYNNGLDRGQTFLNNSYTVINLAVIFGALISSLLASEFKLKKIKNKRQLIFGLMGGVMMGYGSRIAFGCNTGAYFSAIPSFSLHGWVFAVFLFIGAWMGSKILFKYLL from the coding sequence ATGACATTATATAAAAAAGTGTTTAAAAAACCCTGGTCGTATATAATTGGGGGAATAATGCTTGCGCTATTAAATGTTATTTTACTTATTACGACAGGTAATACTTGGGAAATAACTACTGGGTTTCTCTATTGGGGAGTCTGGTTTCTACAGCTATTTGGAATAGATATTTCAAGCTGGTATTATTTTAGTGTTTATAATAATGGTCTGGATAGAGGACAGACTTTTTTAAATAATAGTTATACTGTTATTAATTTGGCTGTCATCTTTGGAGCACTAATATCATCTTTATTAGCTTCAGAATTTAAATTAAAAAAGATAAAAAACAAAAGACAATTGATTTTTGGCTTAATGGGTGGAGTAATGATGGGGTATGGTAGCAGAATTGCTTTTGGATGTAATACAGGTGCATATTTTAGTGCTATACCATCTTTTTCATTACATGGATGGGTTTTTGCTGTGTTTTTGTTTATAGGTGCTTGGATGGGTTCAAAAATTTTATTTAAATATTTGTTATAA
- a CDS encoding glycine/sarcosine/betaine reductase component B subunit — protein sequence MKLELGNFYVKDIVFGEKTKYENGILTINKEEALAVVREDEHITEADIVIVKPGDKVRIVPVKEAIEPRYRVGGGPVFPGVTGELMQAGNGRTLALKGCSVLVVGKHWGGFQDGLIDMSGEGAKYTYFSQLKNICLVADTDEDFEKHEQQKKNRALRWAGMRLAEYIGSCVKDMEPEEVETYELEPITKRSNKVNELPSVVLVLQPQSQMEEMGYNDLVYGWDCNHMVPTFMHPNEVLDGAMISGSFMPCSSKWSTYDFQNFPMIRRLYQEHGKTLNFLGVIMSNLNVALEQKERAAQFVAQIAKSLGADSAIVAEEGYGNPDADFIACIVALEDAGIKTVGLTNECTGRDGASQPLVTLDPKADAIVSCGNVSELIELPPMETVIGELESLARDGLSGGWAGDEVLGPSVREDGSIIMENNSMFCGDQVVGWSTKTMAEY from the coding sequence ATGAAATTAGAACTTGGAAATTTTTATGTAAAAGATATTGTTTTTGGAGAAAAGACAAAGTATGAAAACGGAATATTAACAATTAATAAAGAAGAGGCATTGGCCGTAGTAAGAGAAGATGAACATATAACAGAGGCCGATATAGTGATAGTAAAACCGGGTGACAAAGTTAGAATAGTTCCAGTTAAAGAAGCTATCGAACCAAGATACAGAGTTGGTGGAGGTCCTGTATTTCCGGGAGTAACAGGTGAACTTATGCAGGCTGGAAATGGAAGAACTCTAGCTTTAAAAGGATGTAGTGTATTAGTAGTTGGAAAACATTGGGGTGGTTTCCAAGACGGATTGATAGATATGAGTGGAGAAGGAGCAAAGTATACATATTTTTCACAACTTAAAAATATCTGTCTAGTAGCAGATACAGATGAGGATTTTGAAAAACATGAGCAGCAGAAGAAAAATCGTGCATTAAGATGGGCAGGAATGAGACTGGCAGAATATATAGGAAGCTGTGTTAAAGATATGGAACCAGAAGAGGTAGAAACTTATGAATTGGAGCCAATAACAAAACGCTCAAATAAGGTAAATGAATTGCCAAGTGTAGTATTGGTATTACAGCCACAGTCTCAAATGGAAGAAATGGGTTACAATGATTTGGTATATGGATGGGATTGTAATCATATGGTTCCTACATTTATGCATCCTAATGAAGTTTTAGATGGAGCTATGATTTCAGGTTCATTTATGCCTTGTTCATCTAAGTGGTCTACGTATGATTTTCAAAATTTTCCTATGATAAGAAGATTATATCAAGAACATGGAAAAACTTTAAACTTTTTAGGAGTAATTATGTCAAACTTAAATGTTGCCTTGGAGCAAAAAGAAAGAGCAGCACAGTTTGTAGCTCAAATAGCTAAGTCATTAGGAGCTGATAGTGCTATAGTAGCAGAAGAAGGATATGGAAATCCAGATGCAGATTTTATAGCTTGTATAGTAGCTTTAGAAGATGCAGGAATTAAAACAGTTGGACTTACAAATGAATGTACAGGAAGAGATGGAGCATCTCAGCCACTTGTAACTCTTGACCCTAAGGCTGATGCAATCGTTTCTTGTGGAAATGTATCAGAACTTATAGAGCTTCCACCAATGGAAACAGTAATAGGTGAATTAGAATCCTTAGCTAGAGATGGTTTATCTGGAGGATGGGCAGGAGATGAAGTATTAGGTCCATCAGTTAGAGAAGACGGTTCAATAATAATGGAAAATAACTCAATGTTCTGTGGTGACCAAGTAGTTGGATGGTCAACTAAAACAATGGCTGAATATTAA
- a CDS encoding sulfurtransferase TusA family protein, with amino-acid sequence MAEVRIDCMHEVCPIPLLKAIKKLEKMKIGDILIMETDHNCSITNVVEWAKKHGHNIDYIEVGDGEWEIYIEKRR; translated from the coding sequence ATGGCAGAGGTAAGAATAGATTGTATGCATGAAGTATGTCCAATTCCACTTCTTAAAGCTATTAAAAAGCTTGAAAAAATGAAAATAGGAGATATTTTAATAATGGAAACTGATCATAATTGTTCTATAACTAATGTAGTAGAATGGGCAAAAAAACATGGACATAATATAGATTATATCGAAGTAGGTGATGGAGAATGGGAAATTTATATAGAGAAAAGAAGATAG
- a CDS encoding LysR family transcriptional regulator, protein MNLQYLKAFYVTVKANSISKAAKILHLTQPGLSMQIQSLEKELGVSLLNRSNKGVELTEAGRVVFDYATTILSLQDNIERDLENLKTDKKHLLLGSCKAIGEYALPCSIYVYKQNNKDIDINLEISNTEQVVENLISKTVNIGILHGKVDNPEIIIQKITTDRLLLVTSLPLVKNKVNLNELTRLPLIFREKGSGTRKTILNSLKKHNIKYDDLNIIYELNSMEAIKTSVISGKGISFIPELTIKRELKDGILKAIEIENLEILSEFYISYTKDHALTPYEKDFIKFINSSKRGFC, encoded by the coding sequence ATGAATCTACAATATCTAAAAGCTTTTTATGTAACAGTAAAGGCTAATAGTATATCTAAAGCAGCTAAAATTTTACATCTTACTCAACCCGGTCTAAGTATGCAGATACAATCTTTAGAAAAAGAATTGGGAGTTAGTTTGCTAAATAGAAGTAATAAAGGTGTTGAACTCACAGAAGCAGGTAGAGTTGTATTTGATTATGCAACTACTATTCTCTCTCTACAAGATAATATAGAAAGAGATTTAGAAAATTTAAAAACTGATAAAAAGCACTTATTATTAGGATCTTGTAAAGCTATTGGAGAATATGCTCTTCCATGTAGTATATATGTTTACAAACAAAATAATAAAGATATAGACATTAATCTAGAAATTAGCAATACAGAACAAGTTGTTGAAAACTTAATCAGTAAAACTGTAAATATTGGAATTCTTCATGGAAAAGTTGATAATCCAGAAATAATTATTCAAAAAATTACAACTGACAGACTGTTATTAGTTACTTCTCTACCACTTGTTAAAAATAAAGTAAATCTTAATGAACTCACCCGCTTACCTTTAATTTTTAGAGAAAAGGGTTCAGGTACCAGAAAAACCATCTTAAATTCACTAAAGAAACATAATATAAAATATGACGATTTAAATATAATATACGAACTTAATTCTATGGAAGCAATCAAAACTTCTGTTATTTCGGGAAAAGGCATATCCTTTATACCTGAACTGACTATAAAAAGAGAACTAAAAGATGGAATACTAAAAGCTATTGAAATAGAAAATTTAGAAATACTAAGTGAATTTTACATTTCTTATACAAAAGACCATGCTTTAACTCCTTATGAAAAAGATTTTATTAAATTTATTAATTCTTCTAAAAGAGGATTTTGTTAA
- a CDS encoding glycine betaine uptake BCCT transporter, whose amino-acid sequence MTKKKDNIVYYISLLIVFAIVIWGILFKNSFSIAANGLFKFLTNNFGWSYLLAMFIFVCFALILAFSKYGNIKLGPDDSKPDYSTTSWFAMLFGAGMGIGLVFWGVAEPLSHFVSPPGLEPGSSEAANFAMRVSFAHWGFHPWANYSIIGLALAYFQFRKNKPGLISSIFIPLIGEKGVNGFIGKLIDIFAVFATVAGVATSLGLGTLQINSGLNYLFKIPETQLVQIIIIIIITIIYIWTAVSGIEKGIKLLSDINLLAAIAILLGSFLIGPTVKMVNALINGMGMYMGSFVRESLHIEPFGDNSWINGWTIFYWAWWIAWAPFVGTFIARISRGRTIREFIIGVIVAPSLASFVWFAIFGVLGIDLINTTDLSTLEGLAKNPATTLFGVLKYYPLGSIVSLIAVFLLCTFFITSANSATFVLGMFTSEGNLNPSSRKKIIWGIVQSLLATALLLAGGLKTLQIGSIAAAFPFIFVMIFACISLFKALKEDTEKVSNEN is encoded by the coding sequence GTGACGAAAAAAAAAGATAACATAGTTTATTATATTTCACTTTTAATTGTATTTGCAATAGTTATTTGGGGGATTTTATTTAAAAATAGTTTTTCTATTGCAGCAAATGGATTATTTAAATTTTTAACTAACAATTTTGGGTGGTCGTATCTTTTAGCAATGTTTATATTTGTATGTTTTGCATTAATACTTGCTTTTAGTAAATATGGTAATATAAAGCTTGGACCAGATGATTCTAAACCTGATTATAGTACTACTTCATGGTTTGCAATGCTCTTTGGTGCAGGTATGGGTATAGGTTTAGTGTTTTGGGGTGTAGCAGAGCCTTTATCGCACTTTGTTTCTCCACCGGGATTAGAGCCGGGCTCTTCTGAAGCAGCTAATTTTGCTATGAGAGTGTCATTTGCACATTGGGGTTTTCATCCATGGGCTAATTATAGTATTATAGGTCTTGCACTGGCTTATTTTCAATTTAGAAAAAATAAACCGGGACTTATAAGCAGTATATTTATACCTTTGATAGGTGAAAAAGGTGTAAATGGATTTATAGGTAAATTGATAGATATATTTGCAGTGTTTGCTACAGTTGCGGGTGTTGCTACTTCACTAGGACTTGGAACTCTTCAAATAAATAGCGGACTTAATTATCTATTTAAAATACCAGAAACACAGTTAGTTCAAATAATAATTATTATTATTATAACAATAATATACATATGGACAGCAGTAAGCGGTATAGAAAAAGGTATAAAACTTTTATCTGATATTAATTTACTAGCTGCAATTGCAATATTGTTAGGTTCTTTCTTGATAGGACCTACTGTAAAAATGGTAAATGCTTTGATAAATGGAATGGGTATGTATATGGGAAGCTTTGTAAGAGAAAGTTTACATATTGAGCCATTTGGAGATAATTCATGGATAAATGGTTGGACGATATTTTATTGGGCTTGGTGGATAGCTTGGGCTCCATTTGTAGGAACATTTATAGCACGTATTTCTAGAGGTAGAACAATTAGAGAATTTATTATAGGGGTTATCGTAGCTCCGTCACTAGCTTCTTTTGTTTGGTTTGCTATATTTGGTGTATTAGGTATAGATTTAATAAATACTACAGATTTATCTACTTTGGAAGGATTAGCTAAAAATCCTGCAACAACTTTATTTGGAGTTTTAAAATATTATCCATTGGGAAGTATTGTATCATTGATTGCTGTATTCTTATTATGTACATTTTTTATTACATCAGCAAATTCTGCTACATTTGTTTTAGGTATGTTTACATCTGAAGGAAATCTTAATCCTTCTAGCAGAAAGAAAATAATATGGGGAATTGTTCAATCACTACTTGCTACAGCACTTCTTCTTGCAGGTGGTTTGAAAACGTTACAAATTGGTTCAATAGCGGCTGCATTTCCATTTATATTTGTAATGATATTTGCATGTATTTCTTTGTTTAAAGCATTAAAGGAAGATACTGAAAAAGTATCTAATGAAAATTAA